In Oncorhynchus clarkii lewisi isolate Uvic-CL-2024 chromosome 2, UVic_Ocla_1.0, whole genome shotgun sequence, one DNA window encodes the following:
- the LOC139374408 gene encoding RAD51-associated protein 1-like isoform X2 — MELDDDEDFACMKGPSSKKARVLVKEPQRDKGLHQSSKSFELHEVTSERGSNVNPSSQRWAAVKAKDQQRSILKVERISQVESGREDKDYQPTCIPQSCSPTPATSKPVSTQRKLADTPTLPVRSYPISPVGGRLLKWNPPAQSGISPNSTPNSTTKSPGQGLRLGLSRLARVKPLHPTASSN; from the exons ATGGAGCTTGATGATG ATGAAGATTTTGCCTGTATGAAAGGGCCTTCCAGCAAGAAAGCCCGGGTCCTTGTCAAAGAACCACAGAGAGACAAGGGTCTGCATCAATCAAGCAAATCTTTCG aaCTTCATGAGGTCACAAGTGAGAGGGGATCCAATGTCAACCCCTCCAGCCAGAGATGGGCAGCTGTCAAAGCTAAAGATCAACAGAGATCCATACTGAAAGTGGAGAGGATCAGCCAGGTTGAGAGTGGGCGGGAGGATAAGGATTACCAGCCTACCTGCATACCAC AGAGTTGTAGTCCGACTCCAGCAACATCAAAGCCTGTGTCAACTCAGAGGAAGCTTGCTGACACTCCCACTTTACCTGTTAGATCATACCCTATCAGCCCAGTAGGTGGCAGGCTTCTAAAGTGGAATCCACCAG CACAGAGTGGAATAAGTCCCAACTCAACCCCGAATTCCACCACAAAGTCTCCAGGACAAGGCTTGCGACTGGGATTGTCCCGCTTAGCAAGGGTCAAACCTCTGCACCCCACTGCTAGTAGTAACTGA
- the LOC139374408 gene encoding RAD51-associated protein 1-like isoform X1, with protein sequence MARPTRAKNQLNYSDLMELDDDEDFACMKGPSSKKARVLVKEPQRDKGLHQSSKSFELHEVTSERGSNVNPSSQRWAAVKAKDQQRSILKVERISQVESGREDKDYQPTCIPQSCSPTPATSKPVSTQRKLADTPTLPVRSYPISPVGGRLLKWNPPAQSGISPNSTPNSTTKSPGQGLRLGLSRLARVKPLHPTASSN encoded by the exons ATGGCTCGACCAACAAG AGCCAAGAACCAATTGAATTACTCAGACTTGATGGAGCTTGATGATG ATGAAGATTTTGCCTGTATGAAAGGGCCTTCCAGCAAGAAAGCCCGGGTCCTTGTCAAAGAACCACAGAGAGACAAGGGTCTGCATCAATCAAGCAAATCTTTCG aaCTTCATGAGGTCACAAGTGAGAGGGGATCCAATGTCAACCCCTCCAGCCAGAGATGGGCAGCTGTCAAAGCTAAAGATCAACAGAGATCCATACTGAAAGTGGAGAGGATCAGCCAGGTTGAGAGTGGGCGGGAGGATAAGGATTACCAGCCTACCTGCATACCAC AGAGTTGTAGTCCGACTCCAGCAACATCAAAGCCTGTGTCAACTCAGAGGAAGCTTGCTGACACTCCCACTTTACCTGTTAGATCATACCCTATCAGCCCAGTAGGTGGCAGGCTTCTAAAGTGGAATCCACCAG CACAGAGTGGAATAAGTCCCAACTCAACCCCGAATTCCACCACAAAGTCTCCAGGACAAGGCTTGCGACTGGGATTGTCCCGCTTAGCAAGGGTCAAACCTCTGCACCCCACTGCTAGTAGTAACTGA